The genomic DNA TAAATTGCTGCTGGCGGATCGCTAGGCTCTTTTCACCTCCGTCGGGCGCACATAATCCTTGACAGGGCAGGTAACCTCACGTAACTTATGGGGAAATTCTTTGTCTTGGACGCTCGACACCAAGAAGCACTTCCTAAGGAACGACTCTAGTGGATGGCGGGGGGAAAGGCATGAGAAAGGCGGATATCGCGAACGAAATCTTCAAGCAGGTTGGAGTCTCCAAGAACGATGCAGCCGATATCGTCGAACTCGTGCTCAATCTGCTGAAGGGAGTGCTGCAAAAAGGTGACGCGGTCAAAATTGCAGGATTCGGGAATTTTGTAGTACGAAGCAAAGGGGCTCGCAAGGGACGGAACCCGCGAACCGGAGAAGAAATCGGGATTACTCCCCGTCGAGTGGTCACGTTTCGGCCCAGTCAGGTGTTTAAAAAGTACGTCAATTCCTAGTCGCTACCTTGTTACGAGCACAAGCAGCATGAGGACCGGTCATGGGGAATGAGCCCCGACTGGGAAGTAAAGTTTTTTACAAAATCGGCGAAGTCAGCAAGATTTCCAAACTGCCGGCTTATGTCTTGCGGTTTTGGGAATCGGAGTTTAGCTTCCTGAGACCGAAGAAGAGCCGTGGGAATCAGCGGCTCTATGTGCAGAAAGATGTAGATACGGTACTGGAGATCAAGCGGATGCTCTATGACGAGGGGCATACGCTGGCCGGGGTTAAGCGCTACTGGGCTCGTCGAGGACGAGTTACCGTGAAGAAGCTGGGCTCGCGGAAAGAGCTGGCACAACGTGTCAGGGGCGATCTCCAGGCGATCATTAGAATGATCGATTCCCATTCGTCCTGAACCGTTCTTGTGATGCGGGCGGCTGCGTCCAATTGTGGGTACATCGATGTCGTGTGTGTCGGGGCGTAGCGCAGCCCGGTAGCGCACTCGCTTGGGGTGCGAGGGGTCGTGGGTTCAAATCCCGCCGCCCCGACCATCGGCACGATGTTCTCTAACACTGTCAGTGTCCTGAGGGACGTTGATCATTGCGGACGATCTTGTGAGCTTGTTCGAGTGCGTTCCTGCCTCTTTCGTCCCCACTCTTGATCCAGCGGTTTCGGTGCTCCCCTTTCACGACGTGTGCGAAGCATAAAGGAGCGGTTGTGGCGCGTGTACGGATCCTTGTGACCAATGACGATGGAATTACGTCTCCCGGGATTCACGCGGTCGCGGCGGCGTTGGGTGCATTGGGGGAGGTGTGGATTGTCGCACCCGACCGGGAGCGCACGGCAGTCGGGCATGCGGTCACGTTACATAAGCCCCTTCGTCTTACCAAGATGGCACCCCGTGTATTTATGGTGAACGGGACGCCCGTAGACTGTGTCAACTTGGCTCTGGTGAAGGTATTGCCAGGGCGGCCGTCGTTGATTGTGTCGGGGATTAATCGAGGGGTCAATCTCGGCGACGATGTGATGTATTCCGGCACCGTGTCGGGGGCTCTGGAAGGAACGATCCTAGGCATTCCTTCGATAGCCGTGTCTCAGGAAGGCAACGAGACATTTCGATTCGATGTCGGAGCGCAGTATGCGGCTCGAGTGGCTGCTGAGGTATTGCGGCATGGATTGCCGCCGGAAACGATCCTGAACGTGAATATTCCGAATGTTCCGGTCCGGTCGATCAAGGGTGTGAAAGTGACCTGTTTGAGTCGGCGTCGTTTCAACAACCCCATCGTTGAAAAAGTCGATCCGAGGGGTCGGAAGTATTACTGGATCGCCGGGACGCGTCAGTCGTGGAGTCGCGAGAACGATGCCGACCACGAAGCGCTGGAGCAGCGCATGGTGTCGGTGACCCCGATTCATCTCGACACGACCCATCATGAGGTGCTGGAACAGTTCAAGGCGTGGGAGCAACCGCTCTCGCGACCATCCGCGCGTCCCAAAACGGTGAAGCCGCATCCTCGAAGGAGAGCCCAGGCGTGACCGGATTGATCGAGTGGC from Nitrospira sp. ND1 includes the following:
- the surE gene encoding 5'/3'-nucleotidase SurE; this translates as MARVRILVTNDDGITSPGIHAVAAALGALGEVWIVAPDRERTAVGHAVTLHKPLRLTKMAPRVFMVNGTPVDCVNLALVKVLPGRPSLIVSGINRGVNLGDDVMYSGTVSGALEGTILGIPSIAVSQEGNETFRFDVGAQYAARVAAEVLRHGLPPETILNVNIPNVPVRSIKGVKVTCLSRRRFNNPIVEKVDPRGRKYYWIAGTRQSWSRENDADHEALEQRMVSVTPIHLDTTHHEVLEQFKAWEQPLSRPSARPKTVKPHPRRRAQA
- a CDS encoding integration host factor subunit alpha, whose product is MRKADIANEIFKQVGVSKNDAADIVELVLNLLKGVLQKGDAVKIAGFGNFVVRSKGARKGRNPRTGEEIGITPRRVVTFRPSQVFKKYVNS
- a CDS encoding MerR family transcriptional regulator; this translates as MGNEPRLGSKVFYKIGEVSKISKLPAYVLRFWESEFSFLRPKKSRGNQRLYVQKDVDTVLEIKRMLYDEGHTLAGVKRYWARRGRVTVKKLGSRKELAQRVRGDLQAIIRMIDSHSS